One genomic segment of Musa acuminata AAA Group cultivar baxijiao chromosome BXJ3-3, Cavendish_Baxijiao_AAA, whole genome shotgun sequence includes these proteins:
- the LOC135633499 gene encoding ubiquitin-conjugating enzyme E2 20-like, with protein sequence MTRTENQDVQDNIPPAADTAPSAAKHTAAAAKGLDGQSVLKRLQSELMSLMMCGDPGISAFPEGDNIFCWKGTITGSKETVYEGMIYKLSFSFPTDYPFKPPKVKFETACFHPNVDIYGNICLDILQDKWSSAYDVRTILLSIQSLLGEPNNESPLNTQAAALWVNQEEFRKMVEKLYKPA encoded by the exons ATGACGAGAACGGAGAACCAAGACGTGCAAGACAACATCCCCCCCGCCGCCGACACCGCTCCTTCGGCCGCCAAGCACACGGCTGCGGCCGCCAAAGGCCTCGACGGCCAGTCTGTCCTGAAGAG ATTGCAGTCGGAACTGATGTCCTTGATG ATGTGTGGGGATCCTGGGATATCAGCCTTTCCAGAGGGAGACAACATCTTTTGCTGGAAAGGGACCATCACTGGTAGCAAAGAGACAGTTTATGAGGGCATGATCTACAAACTCTCCTTTTCCTTCCCTACTGATTACCCATTCAAGCCTCCAAAGGTGAAGTTCGAGACTGCCTGCTTCCATCCAAATGTCGATATCTACGGCAACATCTGCTTGGATATACTTCAG GACAAATGGTCATCTGCATATGATGTGAGAACCATACTGCTGTCAATCCAGAGTCTGCTGGGGG AACCAAACAATGAGTCTCCTCTCAACACCCAAGCAGCAGCACTTTGGGTCAATCAAGAAG AGTTCAGGAAAATGGTGGAGAAGCTGTACAAACCAGCCTAG
- the LOC135633794 gene encoding conserved oligomeric Golgi complex subunit 5-like: MASPRILPSSPLQKLATFKDRPAPTAAASPRPPPAPDASSSPLDAFASDPVFSAFLSPDFDSARFSSQALSSGSAAALAESLQDAVHLLQGHLRSEVLARHPALLSQLASLRSAESSLAAVRSGVDALQSSLRRARQDLAEPRRVVRTHTLQLSNLHAAADLLASAARLLRLSRRLRDLVAVGPPDRLDLAKAAEMHREIELLYQERGLSGISVVEEEIRWLSETGNRLRAEAMKAVERGMDESNQNDIWCGLQVFYNLGELRSAVDTLVSKYKGVGVKSVGVALDMKTISTSSGGFGPGGVQRSGTPQIGAGKRAAEALWERMGRCMDELHRVVTAVWQLQTVLSKKRVPFTQVLFLHEVWQEGDPLLTDRVWEALVKAFASQMKSAFTASSFVKEAFTHGYPKLFSMIENLLERISRDTDVKGVLPALNPEGKEQLVATINIFQTSFLALCLSRLSDSVNSIFPVSSRGSIPSKDQISRIVLRIQEEIEVVRMHGHLMLLVLHEIGKVLLLLAERAEYQISTGPEARQVMGPATAAQIKNFSLCQHLQEIHARITSTTSSLPTIASDVLSPSLGVIYGVACDSVTSLFQAMLDRLESCILQIHDQDYGAEGMDVSMDNNASNYMDELQKCTLHFRNEFLSKLLPSSAARSETICTMLVRRMASRVLIFFIRHASLVRPLSESGKLRLARDMAELELAVGQNLFPVEQLGAPYRALRAFRPVIFLETAQLGGSSLLKDLPPSVVLHHLYSRGPDELHSPLQRNKLTPLQYSLWLDSQGEDQIWKGIKATLDDYEIKARARGDKEFSPVYLLMLQIGSSLTENT; the protein is encoded by the exons ATGGCGTCGCCGCGCATCCTCCCTTCCTCCCCGCTCCAAAAGCTTGCCACCTTCAAGGACCGCCCGGCCCCCACCGCCGCCGCCTCTCCCCGACCGCCACCCGCCCCCGacgcctcctcctcccctctcgaCGCCTTCGCCTCCGACCCCGTCTTCTCCGCCTTCCTGTCCCCCGACTTCGACTCCGCCCGCTTCTCCTCCCAGGCCCTCAGCTCCGGCTCCGCCGCCGCCCTTGCCGAGTCCCTCCAGGACGCCGTCCACCTCCTTCAGGGTCACCTCCGATCCGAGGTCCTCGCCCGCCACCCCGCCCTCCTCTCCCAGCTCGCCTCCCTCCGCTCCGCCGAGTCCTCCCTCGCCGCCGTCCGCTCCGGCGTCGACGCGCTCCAGTCCTCCCTACGCCGCGCCCGCCAAGATCTCGCCGAGCCTCGCCGTGTCGTCCGCACCCACACCCTCCAGCTCTCCAACCTCCACGCCGCCGCCGACCTCCTTGCATCTGCCGCCCGCCTCTTACGCCTCTCCCGCAGGCTCCGCGATCTCGTCGCTGTGGGGCCTCCCGATCGCCTTGACCTCGCCAAGGCTGCGGAGATGCACCGTGAGATCGAGCTCCTCTACCAGGAGCGCGGCCTCTCTGGGATCTCCGTCGTCGAGGAGGAGATCCGTTGGCTCTCGGAGACCGGGAACCGGCTGCGTGCCGAGGCGATGAAGGCCGTCGAACGGGGCATGGATGAGTCCAACCAGAACGACATCTGGTGCGGCCTCCAGGTGTTCTACAACCTTGGCGAGCTCAGATCCGCTGTCGACACCCTCGTCAGCAAGTACAAGGGGGTGGGTGTCAAGAGCGTTGGCGTGGCGCTTGACATGAAGACGATCTCGACATCATCAGGGGGTTTTGGACCCGGCGGGGTGCAGAGGAGCGGGACACCGCAGATTGGGGCAGGGAAAAGGGCTGCGGAGGCTCTGTGGGAGCGGATGGGAAGGTGCATGGACGAGCTTCACAGGGTTGTGACGGCGGTGTGGCAACTTCAGACCGTGCTATCGAAGAAGAGGGTGCCATTCACGCAGGTCCTCTTCCTCCATGAGGTCTGGCAG GAGGGTGATCCTCTATTAACAGATCGGGTCTGGGAAGCACTTGTCAAAGCTTTTGCAAGCCAAATGAAATCTGCTTTCACAGCATCTAGTTTTGTCAAAGAGGCATTTACACATGGGTATCCGAAGTTGTTCTCTATGATTGAGAATCTTCTTGAAAGAATCTCAAGAGATACTGATGTTAAGGGGGTTCTACCAGCTCTCAACCCTGAAGGGAAGGAACAACTGGTTGCTACCATTAACATATTCCAGACATCATTTCTAGCTCTATGCTTAAGTCGTCTCTCAGATAGTGTAAATAGCATATTCCCTGTGTCTAGCCGTGGAAGTATTCCCTCCAAGGACCAGATCTCTAGAATTGTATTGCGTATCCAAGAAGAGATTGAAGTTGTGAGAATGCATGGGCACCTTATGCTTCTTGTTTTACATGAAATTGGCAAAGTTCTGCTCTTGTTAGCTGAGAGAGCTGAATACCAG ATATCCACTGGTCCTGAAGCTCGCCAGGTTATGGGTCCTGCAACTGCAGCCCAAATCAAGAATTTTTCCCTTTGCCAGCATCTGCAGGAGATCCATGCACGCATTACAAGCACTACATCTTCACTTCCAACCATAGCCTCAGATGTCCTGTCACCTTCGCTTGGTGTCATCTATGGAGTTGCATGTGACTCAGTAACCTCATTATTCCAAGCGATGCTTGATCGCCTGGAATCTTGCATCCTGCAAATCCATGATCAAGACTATGGAGCTGAGGGGATGGATGTGTCCATGGATAACAATGCCTCTAATTACATGGATGAGTTGCAGAAATGCACACTTCATTTCCGGAATGAGTTCCTGTCCAAACTTCTGCCTTCTTCTGCTGCTCGTTCTGAGACTATATGCACCATGCTAGTTCGCAGGATGGCTTCTCGAGTCCTAATATTCTTCATCCGACATGCTTCTCTGGTGAGGCCTCTTTCTGAGTCAGGCAAGCTGAGGTTGGCAAGGGATATGGCAGAGCTTGAGCTCGCTGTTGGCCAGAACTTGTTTCCTGTTGAGCAGCTCGGTGCACCATATCGAGCACTTCGTGCTTTCCGGCCTGTCATCTTTCTGGAGACAGCTCAGCTTGGAGGGTCTTCACTTCTCAAGGATCTGCCACCAAGTGTGGTACTCCACCACTTGTATTCTCGAGGCCCTGATGAGTTGCATTCACCATTGCAGAGGAATAAGCTTACACCTCTTCAGTACTCTCTCTGGCTTGATTCACAAGGTGAGGATCAGATTTGGAAAGGAATTAAAGCAACCCTTGATGATTATGAGATAAAGGCCAGAGCTCGAGGAGACAAGGAATTTAGTCCCGTGTATCTGCTGATGCTTCAGATTGGTTCATCTTTGACTGAGAACACTTAG
- the LOC135633795 gene encoding protein DELETION OF SUV3 SUPPRESSOR 1(I)-like: MATEAKPAAAEDVKMDLFEDDDEFEDFEIDQEWDDKEEGKEALQQWEDDWDDDHVNDDFSRQLRRELENKSAKS, translated from the exons ATGGCGACGGAGGCGAAGCCTGCTGCTGCCGAAGATGTTAAGATGGATCTCTTCGAGGACGACGACGAGTTCGAAGACTTCGAGATCGATCAAG AATGGGATGACAAGGAAGAAGGTAAAGAAGCCCTGCAGCAGTGGGAGGATGACTGGGATGATGATCATGTTAACGATGATTTCTCCCGACAGTTGAGGAGGGAGCTCGAGAACAAGTCAGCGAAGAGTTGA